The following DNA comes from Croceicoccus sp. YJ47.
CGATTTCGCGCCGGGAGGGAATGGCGATCAAACCCTCGTTCTTCATGCGGGTGAACTGGCGGCTGACCGTCTCGATCGTGAGGCCGAGCACGTCGGCGATCTGTTGCCGGGAGAGGGGAAGCGCGATGGTGACAGGCCCGGCGCCGGGCGCAGCGTCACCGGCTTCGGGCGCAATCCGCTCTGTCGTCTCGATCAAAAAGCTCGCCAGCTTCTGCTCCGCGTTCATGCGGCCCAGCAGCATCATCCAGCGGCGCGTGCGGTCAAGCTCGGTCAGCGTGCGTTCGAGCAGCCTGTGCTCCAGCCGGGGATGGTCGCGCGCGAAACGGTCGAAATCCGCGCGCTGAAACACGCAGACCTGCACGGGGGTGAGCGCCTCCACGTCATAGGGCGTGTTCTGCCCGAAAGGCCGGCCCAGAAAATCGGACGCATAGGCAAGGCCGAGGATCTGCTCCTTGCCCTCCGCCGTCTGCGTCGACAGTTTCAGCACGCCGTCGATCACGTTCGCGACGAGGACCGCATCGTCGCCTTCCCATAACAGCGCCTCTCCCACAGCGAGCGTGCGCTGCCGCCCGATGGTGTTGAGCAGGCGGATCTCCTCATCGTCGAGATCGGCGCAGATCGCCCGGTTGCGCACCGAGCATGCCGCGCAGAAATTGTTCGGGCGACCGGAAATTATCGTGTCCATGCACGGCGAATAGGGATCGCGGACGCCGAGGCCAAGGAAAGATCGCCGCGACGGCGGATCACGATGGCCCCGCGATGTCGAGCCGCAGCGCGCGGTCCCCCGTTTCCACGACCGCGGCGTCGATGCGGAAAACCTCGCGCAGGCGGCTGGCCGAAACCGTGGCGTGCGGGCTGCCATCGGCGACGAGGCGTCCCTCGCTCATCCACAGCAGCCGGTCGGCATAGCGCAGCGCAAGGTCGAGATCGTGCACCACGGTGAGCACCGCCCGCCCCGCGCGCGCCATGTCGCGGAACAGCTGCATCGTCTGATGCTGATGCCGGGGGTCGAGCGCGGCGACAGGTTCGTCCGCGACGATGAGCGGGGTTTCCGCCGCGAGCGCACGGGCGAGGTGGGCCCGCGCCAGCTCCCCGCCCGAAAGCGTGTCGGCGGCGCGCTCCTCGAACCCTTGGAGATGGCAGGCGGCGAGCGCACGCGCCACCGCGGCCCGGTCCTCTTGCGACAACCGCCCCGGCGCCGCGCCAAAGGCGAACCGGCCCAGTGCCACGATATCGCCCACAGGCTGCGGCCAGACCAGCGGGCGGGCCTGCGGGAGATAGGCGATGCGGCGCGCGCGTGCCATCGGCGACAGCTTTGCGACCGGCGTGCCGTCGATCGTCGCCTCCCCGCCATCTGGCTTGAGCAGGCCGAGCGCGAGGCGCAGCAGCGTCGATTTTCCCGAACCGTTCGGCCCGATCAGCACGTTGAGCGTTCCGGGCTCCAGTGCGAAGCTCGCATCCTTCACCAGCGGCCTGTCGCCCGCAAGATAGCGCAGCCCATCTGCCCGAAGGAGCGTCATGCCAGCCGCCTGTGC
Coding sequences within:
- a CDS encoding Crp/Fnr family transcriptional regulator; translation: MDTIISGRPNNFCAACSVRNRAICADLDDEEIRLLNTIGRQRTLAVGEALLWEGDDAVLVANVIDGVLKLSTQTAEGKEQILGLAYASDFLGRPFGQNTPYDVEALTPVQVCVFQRADFDRFARDHPRLEHRLLERTLTELDRTRRWMMLLGRMNAEQKLASFLIETTERIAPEAGDAAPGAGPVTIALPLSRQQIADVLGLTIETVSRQFTRMKNEGLIAIPSRREIAILDREALAIRAG
- a CDS encoding ABC transporter ATP-binding protein; amino-acid sequence: MTLLRADGLRYLAGDRPLVKDASFALEPGTLNVLIGPNGSGKSTLLRLALGLLKPDGGEATIDGTPVAKLSPMARARRIAYLPQARPLVWPQPVGDIVALGRFAFGAAPGRLSQEDRAAVARALAACHLQGFEERAADTLSGGELARAHLARALAAETPLIVADEPVAALDPRHQHQTMQLFRDMARAGRAVLTVVHDLDLALRYADRLLWMSEGRLVADGSPHATVSASRLREVFRIDAAVVETGDRALRLDIAGPS